TAAAACTTAATATAAGTATCTTCAGGGATAGGTGAAATTCCTTACCGGCGGTAAAGCCCGCGAGCCTTAAATGGCAGATCCGGTTAGTTTCCGGGGCCGACAGTATAGTCTGGATGGGAGAAGAGAATGTGTTCTATTGCGTCTGCATGTCAGCAATGGATGTATTGTATTATCCCTGGAGTTTTTGCTTCAGGGATTTTTTACTGTCTGTGTGATGAATCTCTGAATCGGTTTGAAAGGCTACTTAGAAAGTAATGGCCTAAGGATAAACACATACTTTTTTGAGCGAGGGATGAACATGTACGAGAGATATATGCAAAGAACATTTGAGCTGGCTAAGTTGGGATGGGGAATGACAAGCCCGAATCCGCTGGTCGGTGCGGTTATAGTTAAAGACGGAAGGATTATAGCTGAAGGATATCATGCGAAGCGCGGATGTGCGCATGCAGAAGCGGCCGCGTTTGAGAATGCAAAGGAAGATGTCCGCGGAGCGACACTGTATGTCAATCTGGAGCCATGTTCCCACTATGGCAAGACGCCCCCATGCGCAAAGGCAATTATAGAAAAGGGAATCAGCAAAGTAGTAATGGCAATGATCGATCCCAATCCTAAAGTTGCGGGCAGAGGGGTCGCAATGCTTAAAGAGGCCGGTATTCAGGTGGTCTGCGGTATCCTCGAGCAGGAAGCGAAAAAACTCAACGAGATATTCATCAAATATATAACCCAAAAAAGGCCCTTCGTGATTATGAAAACCGCCATGACGCTCGACGGCAAAATAGCCTCTGCCCGCGGTGATTCAAAGTGGATATCAGGAGAAGCTTCGAGGCGATATGTGCATACATTGCGCAACAGGGTTACCGCCGTAATGGTGGGCATAAATACAGTCCTTGCAGACAACCCGTCTCTTACTGCGAGGCTTGACTCTGAAACGACCAGAGATCCTGTCAGAATTGTCGTAGACAGCAAAGGGCTGATACCTCCGGACAGCAGGGTTATCAATGAGGAATCATCAGCAGGCTTAATCCTTGCCACGACAACGGCGATTGACCCTGAAAAAGAAAGGCTGCTCATGGATAAAGGAGTGCGGATTCTTAAAGCGGACAGCCCCGGAGGGCATGTCGATCTGGCAAAGCTTATGGATGAGCTATATAAGCTTGAGATTGACAGCGTGCTTTTAGAAGGTGGGGGAGGCCTTAATGCCGCCGCGCTTGATTCGGGAATTGTTGATAAGGTTATGACTTTTATCGCGCCGAAGATTATCGGCGGAAAAGATGCCAAAACTCCTGTTGAAGGCGAGGGGATAGAAATAATGGAGCATGCCGTTAAATTGCAGGATATCAGCATCAGCAGATTTGATGAAGACATCCTTATCGAAGGATATGTGAGAGGTGATTTTTATGTTTACGGGAATCGTTGAGGAGATGGGCACCATAAAAGGAATTAGCCGGGGCAGTAAATCCGCCAGACTTTCAATCAGTTGTTCAAGGGTTATGGACGGCATGAAAATCGGGGACAGCATTGCTGTAAACGGAGTTTGCCTCACGGTAACCGATATGGGCGGCAACTGGTTTTCCGCCGATGTGATGCCTGAAACGTTGAGAAATACGGGACTTGGAATGCTGAAAATATCCGACAAAGTGAACCTCGAGCGGGCTCTGAGGCTGTCAGACAGGCTCGGAGGCCATATTGTTACCGGACATATCGACGGGACGGGAACCGTTATATCAAGGGTGGAAGAGGACAACGCCATATGGCTTACGATTGAAGCCCGAAACGATATCCTTAAATATATCGTCATGAAAGGCTCGGTTGCGCTCGATGGCACAAGCCTGACTGTTGCCCATGTTGATGACAGATGCTTTAAAGTATCGTTGATACCTCATACCGCAGGCGAAACGACTCTGGGCTCGAAAAAGGTAGGCGATCAGCTGAATATTGAGTGCGATGTGATAGGAAAGTATGTGGAAAGGCTTTTCAATTGCAGTTCACAGGAATCAAAGCCGAAACGGGATATATCCGTAGAATTTCTCAAGAGTAATGGATTCGCATAAATTCGGCCGTAAATAGGGCTTAAATGTATCGAACAGGAGGGGGATTCAACATGAATTTTAATACCATTG
This sequence is a window from Defluviitalea raffinosedens. Protein-coding genes within it:
- the ribD gene encoding bifunctional diaminohydroxyphosphoribosylaminopyrimidine deaminase/5-amino-6-(5-phosphoribosylamino)uracil reductase RibD, whose product is MYERYMQRTFELAKLGWGMTSPNPLVGAVIVKDGRIIAEGYHAKRGCAHAEAAAFENAKEDVRGATLYVNLEPCSHYGKTPPCAKAIIEKGISKVVMAMIDPNPKVAGRGVAMLKEAGIQVVCGILEQEAKKLNEIFIKYITQKRPFVIMKTAMTLDGKIASARGDSKWISGEASRRYVHTLRNRVTAVMVGINTVLADNPSLTARLDSETTRDPVRIVVDSKGLIPPDSRVINEESSAGLILATTTAIDPEKERLLMDKGVRILKADSPGGHVDLAKLMDELYKLEIDSVLLEGGGGLNAAALDSGIVDKVMTFIAPKIIGGKDAKTPVEGEGIEIMEHAVKLQDISISRFDEDILIEGYVRGDFYVYGNR
- a CDS encoding riboflavin synthase, which encodes MFTGIVEEMGTIKGISRGSKSARLSISCSRVMDGMKIGDSIAVNGVCLTVTDMGGNWFSADVMPETLRNTGLGMLKISDKVNLERALRLSDRLGGHIVTGHIDGTGTVISRVEEDNAIWLTIEARNDILKYIVMKGSVALDGTSLTVAHVDDRCFKVSLIPHTAGETTLGSKKVGDQLNIECDVIGKYVERLFNCSSQESKPKRDISVEFLKSNGFA